The Flavobacterium marginilacus genome window below encodes:
- a CDS encoding CopD family protein, translated as MNHHLLLIIHLICASIWVGGHLLLVFGHLPKALKEKNQNIILDYERKYEPVGMTSLVLLVTTGIMMAYKYGVSIEYWFQFATPIEKVVSTKLLLLFLTVLFALSAQFRVLPKLKTDSRKLPEMTFHILSVTLIGVVMLILGSFVRFGGL; from the coding sequence ATGAACCATCATTTACTGTTAATCATTCATCTTATATGTGCTTCCATTTGGGTGGGAGGGCATTTGTTACTGGTTTTTGGGCATTTGCCAAAAGCACTGAAAGAAAAAAACCAAAATATAATTCTCGACTATGAACGGAAGTACGAACCGGTGGGAATGACTTCGCTGGTTTTATTAGTAACCACGGGAATTATGATGGCTTACAAATATGGCGTAAGCATCGAATACTGGTTTCAATTTGCCACACCGATAGAAAAAGTGGTTTCTACCAAACTGCTTTTACTTTTTCTGACAGTTCTTTTTGCGTTGAGCGCGCAATTCAGAGTGCTGCCAAAACTGAAAACTGATTCCCGTAAACTGCCCGAAATGACATTTCATATTCTTTCGGTTACGCTGATTGGTGTTGTGATGCTTATTTTGGGTTCTTTTGTGCGTTTTGGAGGACTTTAA
- a CDS encoding RrF2 family transcriptional regulator — MFSKTCEYGIRATIFIASESYQNKRVGLKDIAKKIDSPEAFTAKILQILSKDNIINSIKGVGGGFEIPREIMKDIKLAQIVNALEGDRVFTGCGLGLAHCSDSHPCPMHEKFKSIRSELAFMLENTNLEELALGIKSSDTFLRY; from the coding sequence ATGTTTTCCAAAACCTGTGAATACGGCATTCGAGCCACGATTTTCATCGCTTCAGAGTCTTATCAAAACAAAAGAGTTGGACTCAAAGACATTGCCAAAAAGATTGATTCCCCAGAAGCTTTTACGGCCAAAATTCTTCAAATACTATCAAAAGACAACATCATTAATTCCATAAAAGGTGTTGGTGGCGGTTTCGAGATTCCAAGAGAAATAATGAAGGACATTAAACTAGCACAAATCGTGAATGCCCTGGAAGGGGACCGCGTTTTTACGGGCTGTGGTTTAGGTCTCGCGCATTGTTCCGATAGTCATCCCTGCCCGATGCATGAAAAATTTAAATCAATTCGAAGCGAATTAGCTTTTATGCTCGAGAATACCAATCTTGAAGAATTAGCTTTAGGTATAAAATCTAGTGATACATTTTTGAGGTATTAA
- the nadA gene encoding quinolinate synthase NadA, translating to MKSLKERILELKKEKNAVILAHYYQESDIQDVADYVGDSLGLSQEAMKVDADIILFAGVHFMAETAKILNPAKKVILPDLKAGCSLAESCPPEDFKKFTEAHPDHIVITYVNCSAEVKALTDIVVTSSNAVKIVESIPKDKPIIFAPDKNLGKYVMEQTGRKMLLWDGSCVVHEAFSLDKLVALYKQNPDAQIIAHPESETHILKTANYIGSTAGMINYVKTNPSSKFIVATEAGILHKMKQEVPNKILIPAPSNEDNTCACSECGYMKMNTLQKVYDCLLNETPEVNVPDDIREKALIPIERMLELS from the coding sequence ATGAAAAGTCTTAAAGAACGTATATTGGAATTAAAAAAAGAGAAAAATGCGGTAATTCTAGCGCATTATTATCAAGAATCCGATATACAGGATGTGGCAGATTATGTTGGGGACAGCTTGGGATTATCTCAGGAAGCGATGAAAGTAGATGCCGATATTATCCTTTTCGCAGGAGTTCATTTTATGGCCGAAACTGCCAAAATATTAAACCCTGCCAAAAAAGTAATTCTGCCGGATCTGAAAGCAGGCTGTTCACTAGCCGAATCATGTCCCCCAGAAGATTTCAAAAAATTTACCGAAGCACATCCCGATCATATCGTTATCACTTATGTAAACTGCTCTGCCGAAGTAAAAGCGCTGACAGACATTGTAGTAACTTCATCCAACGCGGTCAAAATCGTTGAATCTATTCCAAAAGACAAACCAATTATTTTTGCTCCGGATAAAAATTTAGGAAAATATGTAATGGAACAAACAGGCAGAAAAATGCTGCTTTGGGATGGTTCCTGCGTAGTTCACGAAGCTTTTTCACTTGACAAACTGGTGGCTTTATACAAACAAAATCCAGACGCTCAAATCATTGCGCATCCAGAATCGGAAACACATATATTGAAAACTGCCAATTACATCGGTTCTACCGCAGGAATGATTAATTATGTAAAAACCAATCCAAGCAGCAAATTTATTGTAGCCACTGAAGCGGGTATTTTACACAAAATGAAACAGGAAGTCCCTAATAAGATATTGATTCCGGCACCTTCAAACGAAGACAACACCTGCGCCTGCAGTGAATGCGGATACATGAAAATGAATACATTACAAAAAGTATACGACTGTTTATTGAATGAAACTCCCGAAGTTAATGTTCCCGATGACATTAGAGAAAAAGCATTAATCCCTATCGAACGCATGCTCGAATTATCTTAA
- the nadB gene encoding L-aspartate oxidase: MITANYLIIGSGVAGLTFALKMANRFPERTITIITKANADESNTKYAQGGIAIVTDKTEDSYQKHIEDTLICGDGLCDEAVVKMVVTEGPKRLKELIEWGAQFDRNAKGTFDLGKEGGHSENRVVHHKDQTGHEIQRAILEQVMQKENINVLDHHFALELITQDHRCIGAYALDEKTNEVITYQSDFTLLATGGIGHLYGHTTNPVIATGDGIAMAYRANARIQDMEFIQFHPTALYDDSPGSKFLISEAVRGFGAHLRTKKGDLFMLNYDSRGDLASRDIVSQSIDLELKKSGDECVYLDCTHLDMEGFKNHFPMIYNHCKKVGIDLEKEWIPVVPAQHYLCGGIVVDSNGKTSIENLFACGECSRTGLHGANRLASNSLLEALVYSDKIYHYLAENPFITSKTASIISEWPNQSKDKIAPEYIAQTKAKLQLLMRQNAGIVRFESDLLLAKNVLKNLQNEIDDKIKNHLVCKDLYELHNMIDIGNLIVQQSIDRNGNCGGFVKYESKDIK; encoded by the coding sequence ATGATCACAGCCAATTATTTAATTATAGGTTCAGGAGTTGCAGGTCTGACATTTGCCTTAAAAATGGCCAACCGTTTTCCTGAGAGAACCATCACCATTATCACCAAAGCAAACGCAGACGAGTCCAATACTAAATACGCTCAAGGCGGTATCGCTATTGTTACCGACAAGACTGAAGATTCGTATCAAAAACATATCGAAGACACTCTGATTTGCGGAGACGGATTGTGTGACGAAGCCGTAGTTAAAATGGTTGTTACTGAAGGCCCAAAACGATTAAAAGAACTTATCGAATGGGGAGCCCAATTTGATAGAAATGCCAAAGGTACTTTTGATTTAGGAAAAGAAGGAGGTCATTCTGAAAACAGAGTTGTGCATCACAAAGACCAGACCGGCCATGAGATACAGCGTGCCATTTTGGAACAGGTAATGCAAAAAGAAAATATAAATGTTCTCGATCATCATTTTGCTCTGGAATTGATTACGCAAGATCACCGCTGTATAGGAGCTTATGCTTTGGATGAAAAAACAAATGAAGTAATCACATATCAATCTGATTTTACTTTACTGGCCACTGGCGGTATCGGACATCTATACGGACATACCACCAACCCAGTCATAGCAACAGGAGATGGAATTGCAATGGCGTATCGTGCCAATGCGAGAATACAGGATATGGAGTTTATCCAGTTTCATCCAACAGCTTTATACGATGATTCTCCAGGATCCAAATTTTTAATATCCGAAGCTGTCCGTGGTTTTGGCGCTCATTTGAGAACCAAAAAAGGCGATTTATTTATGCTGAATTATGACTCAAGAGGCGATTTGGCATCAAGAGATATTGTTTCGCAGAGCATTGATTTGGAACTTAAAAAATCGGGTGATGAATGTGTGTATTTAGACTGCACACATTTGGATATGGAAGGATTCAAAAACCATTTCCCAATGATTTACAACCACTGCAAAAAAGTGGGAATTGATCTTGAAAAAGAATGGATTCCGGTTGTTCCTGCCCAGCATTATTTATGTGGCGGCATTGTGGTAGACAGCAACGGAAAAACCTCAATAGAGAATTTATTTGCCTGCGGCGAATGTTCCCGAACAGGATTACACGGCGCTAACAGACTGGCTTCAAACTCACTTTTAGAAGCTTTGGTTTACTCGGATAAAATATATCATTACTTGGCAGAAAATCCTTTTATCACTTCAAAAACTGCCAGCATTATTTCTGAATGGCCTAACCAGTCTAAAGATAAAATTGCTCCCGAATATATCGCACAAACAAAAGCAAAACTGCAATTATTAATGCGTCAGAATGCGGGAATCGTACGATTTGAATCGGATTTATTACTGGCAAAAAATGTTCTTAAAAATCTGCAGAACGAAATTGATGACAAAATAAAAAATCATTTGGTCTGCAAGGATTTATATGAATTACATAATATGATCGATATTGGAAACCTAATCGTTCAGCAATCCATCGACCGAAACGGCAATTGTGGCGGATTTGTAAAATATGAATCTAAAGACATTAAATAA
- a CDS encoding ArnT family glycosyltransferase: MTKKTLLLLGFVLFKFVLQYSLISSDYDLQRDEYLHLDQGHHLAWGYLSVPPFTSWISYIIYLLGNSIFWVKFFPALFGAMTLVVVWKAIEELKGKLPALILGAVCVLLSSLLRLNTLYQPNSFDVLCWTTLYFVLIKYINSDNTKWLFIGAVVFALGFLNKYNIGFLLIGLIPGLLVTKQRKIFAQPKFYLALILGLLLIAPNIYWQIQNSLPVIHHLKELADTQLVYVDRLGFLKSQLFFFIGSFFVIVSGLLALLFYKPFEKYKFFFWSIVFTLMVFMYFKAKDYYAIGLYPIYIAFGAVFLEEQLKNGWKRYLFSVLIVIPMLIFIPMYKVDFPNKSPQYIVSHAKEFQKYGLHRWEDGTEHILQQDFADMVGWKELAVKVDSVAGTLPDLEHTLILCDNYGQTGAINYYTKNKKVTAHSFNADYVNWIPLDKEIKDVILVKEDNDDDKERKREIPIFDTVYLAGKRINKFAREPEISIYVLRGAKVDINKRIKEEMERKKNYQE, from the coding sequence ATGACCAAAAAAACATTATTACTACTTGGCTTCGTTTTATTCAAATTTGTTTTACAATATTCATTAATAAGCTCCGACTACGATTTACAACGAGATGAATATTTGCACTTAGATCAAGGCCATCATTTGGCCTGGGGATATCTATCGGTACCACCGTTTACTTCCTGGATTTCCTATATTATTTATCTTTTGGGGAATTCGATTTTTTGGGTGAAATTTTTTCCTGCTTTGTTTGGCGCAATGACTTTAGTTGTGGTTTGGAAAGCAATTGAGGAATTAAAAGGTAAGCTGCCTGCCTTAATATTGGGAGCTGTTTGTGTGCTGCTTTCGTCTCTTTTGCGATTAAATACCTTATATCAGCCTAATTCTTTTGATGTTTTGTGCTGGACGACTTTGTATTTTGTCTTAATAAAATACATCAATTCTGATAATACCAAATGGCTTTTCATTGGAGCTGTCGTTTTTGCTTTAGGTTTTTTAAATAAGTATAATATTGGCTTTCTATTGATTGGTTTGATTCCCGGATTGTTAGTGACGAAACAGAGAAAAATCTTTGCTCAGCCCAAATTTTACTTGGCATTGATTTTAGGATTGTTACTTATTGCACCGAATATTTATTGGCAGATTCAAAACAGTTTACCTGTTATTCATCATTTAAAAGAATTGGCAGATACTCAGTTAGTTTATGTTGATCGGTTAGGATTTTTAAAATCACAATTGTTCTTTTTTATCGGCTCTTTTTTTGTTATTGTTTCGGGATTATTAGCCTTATTATTCTACAAACCATTTGAGAAATACAAATTTTTCTTTTGGTCGATAGTTTTTACACTAATGGTTTTTATGTATTTCAAAGCCAAAGATTATTATGCTATTGGGCTGTATCCTATTTATATTGCCTTTGGTGCTGTCTTTTTAGAAGAACAATTAAAAAATGGCTGGAAAAGGTATTTATTTTCAGTTTTAATTGTAATTCCTATGTTGATTTTTATTCCAATGTATAAAGTTGATTTTCCAAATAAAAGTCCGCAATACATTGTGAGTCATGCCAAAGAATTTCAAAAATACGGACTGCATCGCTGGGAAGATGGAACAGAGCATATACTCCAGCAGGATTTTGCCGATATGGTAGGATGGAAAGAATTGGCCGTGAAAGTAGATTCTGTTGCCGGAACATTGCCGGATTTGGAACATACCTTAATTCTCTGTGATAATTACGGACAGACCGGTGCTATCAATTATTATACTAAAAATAAAAAAGTTACTGCTCATTCCTTCAATGCCGATTATGTTAATTGGATTCCTTTGGATAAAGAAATTAAAGACGTTATTTTGGTAAAAGAAGATAATGATGATGATAAAGAAAGGAAAAGAGAAATTCCAATTTTTGACACCGTTTATTTGGCAGGCAAAAGGATTAATAAGTTTGCAAGAGAGCCAGAAATTTCGATTTATGTTTTGCGGGGTGCCAAAGTGGATATCAACAAAAGAATAAAAGAAGAAATGGAAAGAAAGAAAAATTATCAAGAATAA
- a CDS encoding Fic family protein: protein MRYISVNEFAKKWILSERTVRHYCASSKIKGAFLTGKTWNIPEDAVLPEKEKKKKFSNNILLNHLKEQKDMKLKGGIYHRTQIDLTYNSNRIEGSKLSHDQTRYIFETNTIGVSKEAINVDDIIETSNHFRCIDLIIDKAKAKLTESFIKELHFLLKSGTSDSGKDWFNVGEYKKLPNEVGGNETCLPKEVAVKMKELLSEYYKIKKKSLEDIIDFHYQFEIIHPFQDGNGRVGRLIMFKECLANNIVPFIIDEDLKLFYYRGLQEWNNVKEYLLDTCLTAQDNYKAILNYFEIVGNKD from the coding sequence ATGAGGTATATTTCTGTAAATGAGTTTGCAAAAAAATGGATTTTATCCGAAAGGACTGTACGCCATTATTGTGCTTCCAGTAAAATCAAGGGTGCTTTCCTGACAGGTAAAACCTGGAATATTCCCGAAGATGCTGTTTTGCCTGAAAAGGAGAAAAAGAAAAAATTCAGTAACAATATTTTGCTGAATCACCTGAAAGAGCAAAAGGATATGAAACTTAAGGGAGGGATTTATCATCGTACGCAGATTGATCTCACTTACAATTCCAACCGCATTGAAGGGAGTAAACTTAGTCACGATCAAACCCGATATATTTTTGAAACGAATACCATTGGAGTTTCTAAAGAAGCTATTAATGTAGATGATATTATTGAGACCTCAAATCACTTCCGTTGCATTGACCTGATAATTGATAAAGCTAAAGCAAAATTGACAGAATCATTTATCAAGGAATTACATTTTTTATTGAAATCGGGTACTTCTGATAGTGGTAAAGATTGGTTTAATGTCGGTGAATATAAAAAGCTTCCCAATGAAGTTGGAGGAAATGAAACTTGTTTGCCTAAAGAGGTCGCTGTTAAAATGAAAGAACTGCTTTCTGAGTATTATAAAATTAAGAAGAAATCTCTAGAAGATATTATTGATTTTCATTATCAGTTTGAAATTATTCACCCCTTTCAGGATGGTAATGGCAGGGTGGGACGATTGATTATGTTTAAAGAATGTCTGGCAAACAATATTGTGCCATTTATCATTGATGAAGATTTAAAATTATTTTATTATAGAGGTTTGCAGGAATGGAATAATGTAAAAGAATACCTTTTGGATACTTGTCTAACCGCTCAAGATAATTACAAAGCCATTCTTAATTATTTTGAAATAGTTGGTAATAAAGATTAA
- a CDS encoding TIGR01212 family radical SAM protein (This family includes YhcC from E. coli K-12, an uncharacterized radical SAM protein.), whose protein sequence is MPGFGTQDCNGAGGISLKITNLSAPKYLTKIISVSYNRGYLCEMNAEKESGKKGYNNYGTHLREKYNGKKVFKVIVDGNFSCPNRDGLKGYGGCTYCNVDSFTPDISRKAPTIEDQLLQGMERAKKSYKADQFIVYFQPNTNTYAHVDYLKNIYDRALAFNPDEVVGFSVGTRPDCIDAEKVVLLESYCDRFDVDLEMGMESMYDETLSKINRGCTHAEFITAVELLKDSPIDLCVHTVFGFPWETRDMMLNYIAEINRFPQIKFVKFHHLHIVEGSIMGVHYKRNPFPLFTLEQYTDLLCELIPLLRPDVVIQRLFGISDWDLLIAPNWGLKKTEIQHYIDSTIEKRGIVQGAQYKGN, encoded by the coding sequence GTGCCGGGGTTCGGCACGCAAGATTGTAACGGAGCGGGAGGAATTTCTCTGAAAATAACAAATCTTTCTGCTCCAAAATACCTGACAAAAATCATTTCGGTGTCATATAATCGTGGATACCTTTGCGAAATGAATGCAGAAAAAGAATCCGGAAAGAAAGGTTATAACAATTACGGGACACATCTCCGTGAGAAATACAATGGAAAGAAAGTTTTCAAGGTAATTGTCGATGGTAATTTTAGCTGTCCCAACCGTGACGGACTGAAAGGTTATGGAGGTTGTACCTATTGTAATGTTGATTCCTTTACACCCGATATTTCAAGAAAAGCACCCACGATAGAAGATCAATTGCTTCAGGGGATGGAGCGCGCCAAAAAGTCGTATAAGGCAGACCAATTCATAGTTTATTTTCAGCCGAATACCAATACTTATGCACATGTTGATTATCTAAAAAATATCTATGACCGTGCTTTGGCTTTCAATCCTGATGAGGTTGTTGGGTTTTCGGTAGGGACTCGTCCTGATTGCATAGATGCCGAAAAAGTGGTTTTACTCGAAAGTTATTGCGACCGTTTTGATGTTGATCTCGAAATGGGAATGGAATCGATGTATGACGAGACGTTATCGAAAATCAACCGAGGCTGTACCCATGCCGAATTCATTACTGCAGTGGAGCTGTTAAAAGACAGCCCAATTGATTTGTGCGTTCATACCGTTTTTGGATTTCCGTGGGAAACCCGCGACATGATGCTCAATTATATCGCCGAGATCAACCGTTTTCCGCAAATAAAATTTGTCAAATTCCATCACCTGCATATCGTCGAAGGCTCGATTATGGGCGTACATTACAAGCGAAATCCGTTCCCGCTCTTCACTTTGGAACAATACACCGATTTGCTTTGTGAGCTTATTCCGCTCCTGCGTCCTGATGTTGTTATTCAGCGCCTCTTCGGGATCTCCGATTGGGACTTGCTCATCGCCCCAAATTGGGGACTCAAAAAAACCGAAATCCAACATTATATCGATTCTACAATTGAAAAAAGAGGGATTGTTCAGGGGGCGCAGTACAAAGGGAATTAG
- the moaA gene encoding GTP 3',8-cyclase MoaA, with amino-acid sequence MENSKNPMQDDHGRVHNYLRISITEHCNLRCTYCMPAEGIALTPRAHLMTAAEIVTIAKTFVKLGVNKIRLTGGEPLVRKDAKKIIEELGKLGVVLTLTTNGILVHEFIDTFKEAGITTLNVSIDSLKQDKFNEITRRNYFEKVIENIDLLERNGFKVKLNVVVIKGFNDNEIVDFIELTKERNIQIRFIEFMPFDGNRWNKEKLVSYAEILSQVNDFYGKSNVNRLQDRPNDTSKNHKIEGYQGSFSVISSVTNPFCSTCNRIRLTADGKLKNCLFSNTETSLLDTLRAGDSIEPLIFQNIKSKFAMRGGMDNDAKFQDPLLFSKNRSMIKIGG; translated from the coding sequence ATGGAAAATAGCAAAAATCCAATGCAGGACGACCACGGAAGGGTACACAATTACCTTCGTATTTCGATTACAGAACATTGTAATTTGAGATGTACGTATTGTATGCCTGCCGAGGGGATTGCGCTTACACCAAGAGCGCATCTGATGACTGCAGCCGAAATTGTTACCATTGCAAAGACTTTCGTAAAACTTGGCGTCAACAAAATCCGATTGACAGGAGGTGAGCCTTTGGTACGGAAAGATGCCAAAAAAATTATTGAAGAATTAGGAAAACTAGGCGTAGTACTGACTTTAACAACCAACGGAATCCTAGTTCATGAATTTATAGATACTTTCAAAGAGGCCGGAATTACCACTTTGAACGTGAGTATCGACAGTTTGAAACAAGACAAATTTAATGAAATTACCCGTCGCAATTATTTTGAGAAAGTCATTGAAAATATTGATTTACTAGAAAGAAATGGCTTCAAAGTAAAACTGAATGTCGTTGTTATCAAAGGATTTAATGATAACGAAATTGTTGATTTTATTGAGTTGACCAAAGAACGAAACATTCAGATTCGGTTTATAGAATTTATGCCTTTTGACGGTAATCGATGGAATAAGGAAAAATTGGTAAGCTATGCCGAAATACTTTCACAAGTGAATGATTTTTATGGTAAATCTAATGTAAACCGTTTGCAGGACAGACCAAATGATACCTCCAAAAATCATAAAATTGAAGGTTACCAAGGGAGTTTTTCGGTAATCAGTTCGGTTACGAATCCGTTTTGCAGTACGTGTAATCGTATCCGTTTGACCGCCGATGGAAAATTGAAAAATTGTCTGTTTTCGAATACTGAAACTTCTTTGCTCGATACCTTGAGAGCAGGGGATTCAATTGAACCGCTTATCTTCCAAAATATAAAATCTAAATTTGCCATGCGGGGCGGAATGGATAATGATGCTAAATTCCAAGATCCGCTCCTTTTTTCGAAGAATAGAAGTATGATTAAGATTGGGGGGTAG
- the moaCB gene encoding bifunctional molybdenum cofactor biosynthesis protein MoaC/MoaB: protein MVDITHKIITQRIATAQAIVKVGSPETMQAIVNKTVPKGDVLEVARTAGLFAVKNTSNSIPDCHPMPIEYTGIEYELLEDSVLIKVSVKAIYRTGVEVEAMHGASIVALTMYDMLKPIDKQVEISTIKLLYKKGGKSDYGVKENLDLSVAVIVCSDSVVSGKKEDRAGKVISDKVKKMGMTVSNYTVIPDEVADIQETITKLCSGNKDLIILTGGTGLSNRDVTPEAIIPMLDRRIPGIEEAIRSYGQDRTPYAMLSRSVVGFKGNTLIMALPGSTAGASESMDAVFPSVLHLFKILNGFNHGK from the coding sequence ATGGTAGATATCACCCATAAAATAATTACCCAGCGCATTGCAACAGCTCAGGCCATTGTAAAAGTAGGTTCGCCTGAAACGATGCAGGCAATTGTAAATAAAACAGTTCCAAAAGGCGATGTATTGGAAGTAGCACGAACTGCAGGGTTGTTTGCGGTAAAAAACACTTCAAATTCGATTCCGGATTGTCATCCAATGCCGATAGAATATACAGGAATCGAATACGAATTGCTCGAAGATTCAGTGTTGATAAAAGTAAGCGTTAAAGCGATTTACAGAACAGGAGTTGAAGTAGAAGCCATGCATGGTGCTTCGATAGTGGCTTTGACGATGTACGATATGCTAAAACCTATCGACAAACAAGTCGAAATTTCGACTATAAAACTACTTTATAAAAAAGGAGGAAAATCGGATTATGGAGTAAAAGAAAATTTGGATTTATCGGTGGCGGTGATCGTTTGTTCTGACAGTGTTGTCAGTGGAAAAAAAGAGGACAGAGCCGGAAAAGTGATTTCGGATAAAGTCAAAAAGATGGGAATGACCGTTTCGAATTATACGGTAATTCCGGATGAGGTTGCTGATATTCAGGAAACGATTACCAAATTATGTTCCGGCAATAAAGATTTGATTATTCTCACCGGCGGAACAGGTTTGTCCAATCGTGATGTAACCCCCGAAGCGATTATCCCAATGCTTGACCGTCGTATTCCGGGGATTGAGGAAGCGATTCGTTCTTATGGACAAGACAGAACGCCTTATGCGATGTTATCCCGAAGCGTTGTTGGATTCAAAGGAAACACGCTGATTATGGCTCTGCCGGGATCTACAGCGGGAGCAAGTGAATCGATGGATGCCGTTTTTCCTTCGGTGTTGCATTTATTTAAAATACTAAATGGTTTCAACCATGGAAAATAG
- a CDS encoding molybdenum cofactor biosynthesis protein MoaE, with the protein MSDKPKKSSFIQGQITSEFIGNSIAKHQSKTTIGAHNIFLGQVRADVIEGKTVTAIEYTAYEEMAEQTFYEIREAAFAKYELSCLHIYHSLGLVKTGEICLFVFVSAPRRKVVYEALEFLVEEIKEKTAIFGKEIFDDESYTWKKNT; encoded by the coding sequence ATGTCAGATAAACCAAAAAAAAGTTCCTTCATACAAGGACAAATAACCTCCGAGTTCATTGGGAATTCGATTGCCAAACACCAAAGTAAAACCACAATTGGAGCCCATAATATTTTTTTGGGTCAGGTTCGTGCCGATGTGATTGAAGGAAAAACAGTGACCGCAATTGAATACACTGCCTACGAAGAAATGGCAGAACAAACATTCTATGAAATTAGGGAAGCCGCTTTTGCAAAATATGAACTTTCATGTCTGCATATTTATCACAGTTTGGGATTGGTAAAAACAGGTGAAATCTGTCTGTTTGTCTTTGTTTCGGCACCAAGACGAAAAGTGGTGTATGAAGCATTGGAGTTTTTGGTGGAAGAAATAAAAGAGAAAACAGCGATTTTCGGAAAAGAAATTTTTGATGACGAAAGCTATACTTGGAAAAAGAACACATAA
- a CDS encoding ThiF family adenylyltransferase: MINAKRYNRQIILPEIGETGQQKLQDARVLVIGAGGLGCPVLQNLAGAGVGTIGIVDGDVVDETNLHRQLLYTLKDCGKSKAETAKKAILELNSEVKVTIFPEFFNTQNACEIVQSYQIIVDCTDTLAVRYLINDLAVAKKIPVVYASIHKFEGQVSVFNYKNGPSYRCLFPEQESLKAVPNCAESGVLGVLPNTLGTLQATEVLKIILEIGTVLSGKLLIYDTLHFQTQIIDFARNPKAIEKGFINGSLLLNRKKANQNLSPDAFLEKCNQLGMVIIDVRESDELPELKKDNVIRIPLSELEEYSKKLNKNQEIVLFCQTGQRSQQAMNYLQNSGFIGVFHLARGIESLKNQIE; this comes from the coding sequence ATGATAAACGCCAAACGCTATAACAGACAAATAATCCTCCCTGAAATCGGAGAAACTGGTCAGCAAAAATTGCAAGACGCCCGCGTTTTGGTAATTGGTGCGGGAGGTTTGGGCTGTCCAGTGCTTCAAAACTTGGCAGGTGCAGGAGTTGGAACTATTGGAATTGTCGATGGGGATGTCGTGGATGAAACCAATCTGCACAGACAATTATTATATACTTTAAAAGACTGTGGAAAAAGCAAAGCAGAAACTGCCAAAAAAGCCATTTTAGAACTCAATTCAGAAGTGAAAGTAACTATATTTCCAGAATTTTTCAATACTCAGAATGCCTGCGAAATTGTTCAGAGTTACCAAATTATTGTGGATTGCACTGATACATTGGCTGTCCGTTATCTGATAAATGATTTGGCTGTTGCCAAAAAAATTCCGGTTGTTTATGCCTCTATTCATAAATTTGAAGGTCAGGTTTCGGTGTTTAATTATAAAAATGGGCCAAGTTACCGCTGTTTGTTTCCGGAGCAGGAAAGTCTGAAAGCGGTTCCTAATTGTGCAGAATCAGGAGTTTTGGGTGTTTTGCCAAATACATTGGGAACATTACAAGCCACCGAAGTACTCAAAATAATACTGGAAATTGGTACAGTATTATCGGGAAAATTACTGATTTACGATACCTTGCATTTTCAGACTCAAATTATTGATTTTGCCAGAAATCCAAAAGCAATTGAAAAAGGATTTATCAATGGAAGTCTGCTTTTGAATCGTAAAAAAGCAAATCAAAACTTAAGTCCTGATGCTTTTCTAGAAAAATGCAATCAGTTGGGAATGGTTATTATTGATGTCCGTGAATCAGATGAATTGCCCGAGTTGAAGAAAGATAATGTGATTCGGATTCCTTTGAGTGAATTGGAAGAGTATAGTAAGAAATTAAATAAAAATCAGGAAATTGTACTGTTCTGCCAAACAGGCCAGCGTAGCCAACAGGCGATGAATTATCTCCAAAACTCTGGGTTTATTGGAGTTTTTCATTTGGCAAGAGGAATTGAATCCCTTAAAAATCAAATAGAATAG
- a CDS encoding MoaD/ThiS family protein, with amino-acid sequence MTITLKYFGSLADITQLKEEQFTFDEETISVSALKSRIESTYQNMQNTAYTIAVNQTMSDLQNKIKDQDVIAFLPPFAGG; translated from the coding sequence ATGACCATTACGCTAAAATATTTTGGGTCACTCGCCGATATCACGCAATTGAAAGAGGAACAATTCACTTTTGATGAAGAGACTATTTCGGTTTCTGCATTAAAGTCAAGAATTGAAAGCACTTATCAAAATATGCAAAATACAGCTTACACCATTGCGGTCAACCAGACGATGAGTGATTTGCAAAACAAAATAAAAGATCAGGATGTGATTGCCTTTTTACCGCCTTTTGCGGGAGGATAA